One genomic window of Leptospira paudalimensis includes the following:
- the dnaJ gene encoding molecular chaperone DnaJ, which yields MSDRGYYEVLGVSKGASDDEIKSAYRKLAIKYHPDKNKGDKEAEEKFKEATEAYEVLRDPQKRQAYDQFGKAGVNAGAGGGYGAGAYTDFSDIFGDFGDIFSEFFGGGGGGGSRGGGRRSGPQRGSDLRYNLEVSLEDAALGKEYKIEIPRLETCVDCSGSGASKGSSPTVCPDCSGTGQVRRTQGFFSVTTTCPRCKGKGKVISNPCKTCKGEGLTEKRRTIHIKIPAGVESGSRLKVSGEGESGPNGGPSGDLYVVTHIKKHPTFERQGNDLIVQKSISLSMACLGGEIEVPSIDGKTIQLKIPEGTESGQIFRLKGHGIPYLGSYGKGDQHVIIKVEIPKKLSKKQRELMEEFARESGEKVGSGGKSKLFFR from the coding sequence ATGAGCGACCGTGGTTACTACGAAGTATTAGGCGTTTCGAAAGGTGCCTCTGATGATGAGATCAAGAGCGCCTATCGTAAGTTAGCCATCAAATATCACCCTGATAAAAATAAGGGTGATAAAGAAGCGGAAGAAAAATTCAAAGAGGCAACAGAAGCCTACGAAGTGTTACGCGATCCGCAAAAACGCCAAGCTTATGACCAATTTGGAAAAGCTGGTGTAAATGCGGGTGCAGGAGGAGGGTATGGAGCAGGAGCTTATACCGACTTCTCGGATATCTTTGGAGATTTTGGTGATATCTTCAGTGAATTTTTTGGAGGCGGAGGTGGTGGCGGTAGCCGCGGTGGTGGAAGAAGATCTGGTCCTCAAAGGGGATCAGATCTCCGTTATAATTTAGAGGTTAGTTTAGAAGATGCTGCTCTTGGAAAAGAATATAAAATTGAAATTCCAAGACTCGAAACCTGTGTTGATTGTTCGGGTTCAGGCGCATCCAAAGGATCTTCTCCAACTGTTTGTCCAGATTGTTCTGGAACGGGACAAGTGCGAAGAACCCAAGGATTTTTTAGTGTGACAACCACTTGCCCACGTTGTAAAGGAAAGGGAAAGGTCATTTCCAATCCTTGTAAGACTTGTAAAGGTGAGGGCCTAACAGAGAAAAGACGAACCATACATATCAAAATCCCTGCGGGTGTAGAATCGGGAAGCCGACTTAAAGTTTCCGGCGAAGGGGAATCCGGTCCAAACGGAGGCCCAAGTGGTGATTTATACGTAGTCACTCATATTAAAAAACACCCAACGTTTGAACGCCAAGGAAATGACCTCATCGTTCAAAAATCCATTTCTTTATCCATGGCTTGCCTTGGTGGAGAGATTGAAGTGCCTTCCATTGATGGAAAAACCATCCAATTGAAAATCCCAGAAGGGACGGAAAGTGGACAAATTTTCCGCTTGAAAGGACACGGAATTCCATACCTCGGTTCTTATGGAAAAGGGGACCAACATGTGATCATCAAAGTCGAAATTCCTAAG